AGACTTTCTGGAGGTGAGATTGTACTCTGTGTTTTTCAGGTTCTGGAGTTCATCTTGAAGCAGATTGTCAAAGAAGGCTCGATTCTTGCTAGCAGTGGATGTGTTCGCCCATGAGATGTAAATGACAGAGTGCATGTCAGAATTGTCCATTTGTGGTGCTCTGACTACGGGGAGAAGGCGCTTCAGGTCCATGTGGATACAGCTATACACGGCTTTGACCAGGCAGTACCAATCAGGCTGGATGTCAATTTTGTTCACTGGGAAGAAATACAAAAACTTTTTCAAGATATCTTTTGCAACATGAAGGGGAGTTCCGTGGAGCACAGTCAGTGTTGGATCGGGACCCGGGAAGCATCGTCGTTTGATCTGAATCAGCAGTTCCACACAGGCGGGTGCTATCAGCGACATCATCAAGTTATTATTCCAGTCACTTCTCACCCCAACTCCATTGTCATCTCTCCACAGGTTCCGTCGGGCAGAGTCCAAGGCAAAATGTCCGTTGACATGAAAGGGGAGGCCAGTTTCGAGTGACAGTGGCAGAAAGCAGAAGGctctgtggttttttttgtagttgtgGCTAACGCATGCAGCGACTCCTCCACGCGGAAATAGTGTTATGTCTTCATTCTTGTGGGCAGATATCACACTTTTTGAGACAAGTTCAATGTTTGGGAAACCAGAACGATTGCAGACCATCCACGTGGTCAAATTGCCTTCTGTGTCCTCTATGTCCAATGTGTAGGTTATCTGTTGGACTGGAATAGCAGTTAACTGCTTCTTTTTGGTCACACTGTCAATGACAGAGGCATGGAATTGCTTTCGTTTTAAGCGATCGCCATCTGTTATTTTAGCAATTACAGAGTAGAGTACATTTAATTCTCCTGTTCCATTGTTAACTTCACAGATGGATATTTTCTCCATGTGGTTAAGGAACATAAGAAGCTCTGCGCCATCATTTTTGAGCTTTTCTAGGAGGTTTTGCACCATTCTGTCTGACGCTGGGATGGAGCTGATCTCTGATCTCTTCGCCATGTGTGTAGAGCGGATGGGGAATCTGAACATTGTGCTGCGTTCTAATTTAAAATGTGCTCCCAAATACAGATTAAGCACATCCGAAAACTGAGATCGGAAGTCAGAGTCCAAGTCTCTGAACATTCTTCCAGGACTCACGGATGTTGCCCCAGGTGCATACTGTGCATGTGGATCAAATATACACAGAATGTCATTGTTTGAGATGAATGAGGGACAATCAGTGATGTGATAGACAGAGTTAAATCCGATGCCGTACTGGCCAGTTTTTCCTGGATTTGCCTCTTTTGTTCCTCTTCCAAGGTTTTGTATTCCTCTGATATCATCTTCAGTGAAAGGCTGATTGTTGTACACACAAAGTGCAGGACCTTGCATTGGAATCCATTTATCATCAAATATCCTCTCAGTGGGATGTGTTCTGGGATCAAAGACAAAGTAGATTTCAGTAGCTTTAGCATCATCTGCATTTTGAAGCAGCTCTTTCAGCATCTCTTTCTCAGATGGATAAGCATCCAGGATGCTTTTGATTCTACTTGTAAGCTTTTCCTTTTGACCAAACTCACTTCCAGGCGCTGTGAAACAAACATTTGATGCATACCTCTCCAAGGCTTTGTGACGTTTTGGGACTGCTCCGAGTTTCACAGCAACCTCTCTTGGAATATCTCCATGACAGTACTTGACAGAGCAGTCTCGGACTTTGATCCACGGACAGTCATTGTAGCACAGTGATTTCGATGGCTGGAGTGTTAGATTAGAGTCTGGTAAAAGAATGGCACCATAATTTGCTTGGCAGAATTCTTGACTTTTATCACGTATCAAGCTCCATATCCCCTCACTAATAATTCTGCGGCACAGCTGGAAGTTTTCTTCAGTGAGAGCTCTTTGCCCACATTCTTGTGTCATTGTTTCAAGTACTGATGAAAAGTCATCAACTGTGAAGCTGGGCTGTACGCCAACATTTTCAAAGAGCTCACGACAGCTGTTTCTGTATTTGTTCGGAAGCTGGTAAAGGTGTGGAGCTGCATCAAAATTTAGGTGGAATGCAACTATGGAGGGATTTACATAAGTGTTCTCTACCAAAATAGAGTTAAATGTTTTTAGTTCCACAGTTAATTTCTCTTTTGCTTTGTCACTTTGAAGCATCTCCTCATGTAGATACTTGTAACAGGCATTTGTTATGTTTTCTTGATAGAGTGTGACACCATCAAATGCCTGGGATAGTTTCTTGAGTTGACTGATCACTAGTTCAACTGAGGGCTTCTTTATTAGACCAAGGCAGTCTTTCACAGCCAGTGACATTGCACCACAACCTTTGAAAGAAGGCGAGTTCTCATTCAAAACTACCTTCATCAGACACACTATTTCCTGATGCTCAGTTGTGAAGATCTCTCTTGCAGAGAACATGGTTGTGGGGGTAAAGCTATTACCATGCCATGGTAGTGAGAACCCTGCAGGTCTTGTTAGGAACGGGAGGAACTTGATGTCCCGTAGCTTTTCGAGCAGCTCAGGTGATCCTTGGTCTCTCATCTTCAGTTTCTCATCGATGAGGCTGAGAATCACACTGCTGCGAAAGCACGCAGCTGCGTGATCACTTTCATTCAAAGAATCAACTGATTCCGCACGTTCAATCAAATCTTCCCATGACAAATCATCCTTCACCATGCCCAACTGCAGAAGCTTGACTAAGCATACCGGATTCAGGTAGTTTTTAGTTGTTCCAGCGGGAAATCTTCCATCCTCTGTGTTGTAGAGTTTGGCAACTCTTCCTTCTGGGTGAATGAGTCGGGAGGGTAAAACTAATTCCTTGTTGGGACTGGAGCAGGGGATGCAAGGAGTTACCCTGAGAATTGAAGCAAATTCTTCCATTTTCTCATTCAAGACATACAGCATTAAGGGATTTCGAAGATCTTTCTCAATTTCCTCAACGTGAGGCAAAAAGACATCTGCGAAGAACTGCTTCTCTGTCAAGGTGTTTTCCATCAAGGTTCTCTTACATCCAGCATCATCAAATCCCTCCTTCACCCATTCAGGTAGTTCAACAGCGCAAAGGTTTTGGGAGCCACTCTTTTTGAGATATTTTAAGAAAATCTTGAAAGCGGCAGGACCAATGTCTGGCTTACAGAGGAGGGCATCATCAAGAAATCTGACATGTTTTATTGACACCCAGCATGTTCCATCAGAAAAGAACTTTGcctgctctccatcacctcctTTGGCTATTTCTTGGTAGACCCCTTGACTGATTAATGTGAAGTCATCATGAACCTGACTTGGATCAGGCCATGTTGCGTAATAGCTGTAGTCAAGAAGCTCTCCACTTTCAGCCATCAGACGAAGCATTGTGAGTGCCGCCAAATAGGCCTGAACAATGACATGTCTCATGAAGACAGAATTCCATCTTCCCTTTGTGTCTGTCTTCCATATCTCTTTGCGGTTGGAAGTCACAGCAAAGCAACCATTAATATGGACTGGTAGGCCTGTTTTTATTCTGAGAGGTAAGTAGCAGAACACCTCTCCAATTGGGATGGCATTTGATCTAACAGTCCATTTCCTGTTCTCCTCTTCTGTAAGTAGAACAGCCACCCCTCCACAGGGCACAAGTCCAAGCCTTTTCCCACTATCACTGAGTGAAAATTTGAGTGCCTCAGTTCCATCCATGCATGAGCAAATAAGCCAGTTGGTGACCTCAACCGCCTTTTGGGGCATCTCATCTGTTAATCTTCTTGTCTGAATCCCTTTTGCAGCCAATTCAAAGTACTGGTTTGGATCTTCCTCCGAGCCTCTGAATAATGGGGAGTGGAGATCGACAATACGTTTGAAGACATTATGAAACTCTTCCACTATAACACGAATGATGCAGCCAGATTTGGGAATATCGGAGGGTACTCTATTGGTGCTTACTACTTTCTTCATTACCTTAGCTGCGGATTTCAGGATACTCAGAGGTCCATACGAAGCTTTGGATGACCACACGCTTTTGTTTATGGTAACGACATCTTGAGCTCCAGCGGGATTTGGTTCTTCATATTTCAGGTATTTTAGGACCATACAGCCAACATGTTGAGTGAACAGAATGAACCGATGGCCACATATACTGAACTCGTCAACAAGGGAGTAGATATCAGTGGTGTTGTAGTACAAGCTACTAATTTCACTCACTGAGGCCTCCTGCTCGGTTCTGAATGGGAGTCTGAATAAAGTTCCATTGTACTTATATGGCAAATCTTGGGCAAGAGGAAGTTGGCAATTAAAGACATTGACGAAAGGCTTGAACTGGTTTGGAAATTTCCTTAAACGCCGCTGTTGTTTGCTCCAGTTGATCTTGATCCCTGGATTAGACTCGTCCCTGATGTGCTTGCTGATGTGATTGATATTTGGATCGAACATGATCATGAACTCTCTGCTCAATATAATGGGGATGTCGCTGACGTGATAAACTGAGTTGAAGCCCAAGCCAAATTTGCCAACTTTGTCCGCCTCACATCTCTTCACTGATCCACCTAACCTCGTGATGTTCAGAAAGTCTGTATCTGTGAAAACTGAGTTGTTGAAAGACCACAAGGACGGTCCATGGCACACGATCATGCCCGGATCGAGGAGATTCTCTCGAATGTCCGTGTTTTTTCTCATGTCAATAAGAAAACTACATTCTGTTGCACTGGCATCATCTGCATTCTGAAGAAGCTCTTTAAAAATGTCCGCTACAGACGGATATTCCTCCAGTATGTTCTTTATTCGAACTGTGAGAGGTTCACGTTGACCTGATTGCTCAAAACCAAGATTCTCTGGGTTTATCAGCCTTGTGCTCAAACATGGCACTTTTAGCCATTCCGCAGTTTTCATAGGGATGTCATCATGGACCAATATTATCGGCTCTGATGCATCTTCGAGGAGGTCATTCAAATCGTCTACTTTGATGTCACAGTAAGTACATTCATGAATGGGTCTCATTGCTAATTTGCTTGGATCCTTGTAATTAAGAATGGGAACATGCATGTTAGTCTCAACCTGTATTTGATTGTTGTAAAGCCACCTCAGAATGTTGATCAAAAGCAGAACATCGTGTTTGCTTTCCTCTTTGGTAATCTCACCTTGACTCCTTTTTTGGATGGTGGCTATTACTTTTAGCACGTGGTTTGGACAAACCTCTTCAAGTGAACCACAAAACTTGAAAAGCTTGTGAAACTTTCTCATTGTTTTGGGAAGAGAGTACAGGTATGGCTGCAGATCTAAATTGGGCAGGGGTTTTAACACTGTTTGGCCAGGAAGTGAGAATGTCTTCCCAGTCCACACCCAATCAAAAGTCAATGATGCCATTGCTTCTCTAGCAACCTCAAGATGAGCTTGCATAAAGCCATATATCTCAAACAGGATCTGCTGGAACTGATACCAATCTTCTGTGGTGAATGATTGCGATTTATGCCAGTCATTCACTGCTTTAAGGTGCTGCAATACCTGATCCACCTGTGGCTCTACAGTCAGTTTCAGTGCTTTCTTCATCCCAGCTGATGTGTGTTCTACCAGGGGAACTGAAGATCCCACAAGCACAGCATGAGATATGTTACACATCTCAGAGAGAGAGCTGATGTTGAGATTGTCTCCAACCCAAGCAAGGGATTTGGGGTAGTTAGGAGGCCTTTCTTTGCAGACAGGTACCCACTTGAGTTTTAACAAAGATGCTTGAGTATCTGTTGATTTGACcagtttggtttgtttgttgagAATTTGTAGAAGCGTTCTTGCCTTTTTTAATATTAACTCCCACTCAGGATCCGGATGAGTTTGTAAATCAGCTATTTTCTTTGCCACTTGTAGAACATCTTTCTCACTGAGTTGTACTTCATTTCTTAGCCCCAACTGTCGGAGTGAATGGAGAATATCAGGCGATGAGGTAAATGTACTACTGGGAAACCTGGTTTCACCTTCCTTGTAAAACAAATTCTGTAGAATCTCCAAATCCGGATCAAACACTTCGGACGCTGACACTAACCTTCCACAAGGCAGTTCAATGAATTTAAGAGCAGAAAGCCATCCGATGACGGATGAGTTTTCATTCTTAAGGAAGGCCAAATGTTTAAGTGCCCAAAGCATGATTTGGGTTATCTCATCTGGTGTGTAGAATCCACTTTGAATATCATGGAtgatcattttcaaacaatcagTTGTTTTCACCTGTACAACTTTGAGTTTTTTGATGAGGCGAATGGACTCCTCATCGCGGGAGCCCACCAGGCACTGAGATAACTTTACATCTGGTGGGTACTTTGCTCTGTGATGCAAGGCTCTGGCCCCTCTCAGCGATGTAAAAGCTGAAGCACCTTCTGCACAGGCTCCAACTCTTTCAAAGATGGAAAGCTCAAGCAGTGTGTGCTTTTCCTTTTCTGTGACATCGGACAATCCAGATAGGAAGTTTCTGAGAGTAATCCTCTCTAGGACAGAAAATGATGAGACTTGGCTAACTAAACGCTGCATTGACAATCTATCCATAATTCGCAGCAACAATGCAGGAGAGCAGGGATGGATGTAATTTTTGAGTTGGGGATGCTGCAAACATGAATCCTGCTTTTTCATGACCACAGCGCCAAGCTTTTTCATAACTTCAAGAAGGCATTCAGACAACTGTGTTTCATTTTCATCGACGACAATAATGGGTGATGGAGTTTTGAGGCGTAAAAGCTGAACTTTTTCCATGCATTCCTCCAGTGGCACAAACGGAATCAAAGGCATATTGTCAAAGGTACTTAGGTCATCGGCAAAATGTATGTAGAGATGCTTCCAAACCATCTTTAACCAAGAAACTGTTGGATGCTTCAGCTCTCGGTTTCCAGGTTCCCATTCGGAAAAGAAGTCTCTGTTTGGCCAAGTTGTTGATAGAGTCTCCTTGATGAGTCTTGCTGAGCGGTCAGGGTTCAACATTTGTAGCTGAGTACAGGGTCTTCCTGTTTAAAGTACAAAAAAGACCATAGTTAACAAATTTAAGAAATCTCTaataatatataacaatatatcaactAAAACGGAAATAATTTGACACATTCCGAACAAGCCATGTATTAGTTTCAATAGGTCGTCGTCCAAAATGCAGAAATGTGTTAGTGTTTTCTTAGGGGGGAATTCGTGTAAAATGATCGACTACCGAATTTGAGCACAGGACTTGGTTTTATTCTCTATAGAAACTTCGAAGTTTAGTTGGAGCTCCTTTCCAGACATGCATTAGTTTGTGTTAGTCGTAAAAAGGTCAGTGTTTCACACATCTTAAATACCTACGTACCTGAGCACCCCCAAAGATACCGCTGAACTGTAGTGACAAATTTTGGAAGTATgaaattaattattctactgTATACTGTATTGTATTTGTATGAGAAATGAGGAAAACAGAAATTCCTGTCAccgtgttgcaaaaaaaaaaaaaagaaaatcagtaaTGGAAGTTTTTCATGAATAAAATCAACATCATATTACCTCTGCTTTTGGCGGCTTCCTTTAGTCTCTCCATTACTGAAGGTTTAATACTTTCCAGAATGAACCGACCCTCAAGCCCTGGGTACAGACACCTGATGATAAAGTCAAGATCAATGTTATTATTAATTCACAACAACATGCTTCttggttaaaaaagaaaattaaatctACAATAGCTTAAGAGCTAATGGAGTTGAATCATATACAGTAGTACCTTGGCTTAAGGGTTTTTAACTTGTAGTACATTGATCACCCTCTGTAAATAAATAGTTTTGCAACAAAAAGTTTTTCCCccaatcttgtttttgttctttgatAGTTTGAGGTCTCACAAAGTGACTGTTGCTGTGACACGTTTCCTTTGACTATAAACTCATTTTTTAGTCTGGTTTTAGTCAGACACCAG
This genomic window from Syngnathus typhle isolate RoL2023-S1 ecotype Sweden linkage group LG6, RoL_Styp_1.0, whole genome shotgun sequence contains:
- the sacs gene encoding sacsin isoform X2, with translation MANCPHPWLPWVNVRHDYFGLRSYQVSPLTSLGDVKQLLYEDTNLPVREQRLIHNGKVLDDSMPIGTLVPTGRPEVSFTLEGRGLRGGGRFGQTAPPLVQFLKDILRRYPEGGQILKELIQNAEDAGATEVKFMYDETEYGVESLWSPDMAEYQGTALYVYNDAVFTAEDWNGIQEIARSRKRDDPLKVGRFGIGFNSVYHISDVPSIFSGDQIAMLDPHQSLFGVNESGQCWNLKTDVKEISELSDQFAPFIGIFGSCEKTIKNGCFPGTLFRFPLRTKPSQLSSNLYNKEKVLELYESFKADADTVLLFLKCVQKISLHVRESDGTERMLFQVTAQENNDDKCERTKSLKTLAEAVDSYSNHVPSSTVTCVTYQVSLETQDKTKKESRRMKWLVCNGVGGRGMCAELDSLADDLKFMPTIGIALPLSLMDREDEGATSGFSGRAFCFLPLPPGEEGETGLPVHVSGFFGLTDNRRSIKWRDVDQWRDPAALWNELLIITVIPQAYFILITEVIKRVQTKMDQDFPLCPRKTYVAWPDPNRVKSRWKLILQPLFHELLQHHVFFSLSKSWVSFDQAVFSELDLDKDISQTVINYLQSSGMQVVQVPTAVDSILVAYGTLESTEVKKITPLLLRQVVRKFKHKGPLEEKLLLLEFVLSDGNYSDLIGLELLPLQDGTVTAFSSSVTEKDSVYITSAEYPRCLYPGLEGRFILESIKPSVMERLKEAAKSRGRPCTQLQMLNPDRSARLIKETLSTTWPNRDFFSEWEPGNRELKHPTVSWLKMVWKHLYIHFADDLSTFDNMPLIPFVPLEECMEKVQLLRLKTPSPIIVVDENETQLSECLLEVMKKLGAVVMKKQDSCLQHPQLKNYIHPCSPALLLRIMDRLSMQRLVSQVSSFSVLERITLRNFLSGLSDVTEKEKHTLLELSIFERVGACAEGASAFTSLRGARALHHRAKYPPDVKLSQCLVGSRDEESIRLIKKLKVVQVKTTDCLKMIIHDIQSGFYTPDEITQIMLWALKHLAFLKNENSSVIGWLSALKFIELPCGRLVSASEVFDPDLEILQNLFYKEGETRFPSSTFTSSPDILHSLRQLGLRNEVQLSEKDVLQVAKKIADLQTHPDPEWELILKKARTLLQILNKQTKLVKSTDTQASLLKLKWVPVCKERPPNYPKSLAWVGDNLNISSLSEMCNISHAVLVGSSVPLVEHTSAGMKKALKLTVEPQVDQVLQHLKAVNDWHKSQSFTTEDWYQFQQILFEIYGFMQAHLEVAREAMASLTFDWVWTGKTFSLPGQTVLKPLPNLDLQPYLYSLPKTMRKFHKLFKFCGSLEEVCPNHVLKVIATIQKRSQGEITKEESKHDVLLLINILRWLYNNQIQVETNMHVPILNYKDPSKLAMRPIHECTYCDIKVDDLNDLLEDASEPIILVHDDIPMKTAEWLKVPCLSTRLINPENLGFEQSGQREPLTVRIKNILEEYPSVADIFKELLQNADDASATECSFLIDMRKNTDIRENLLDPGMIVCHGPSLWSFNNSVFTDTDFLNITRLGGSVKRCEADKVGKFGLGFNSVYHVSDIPIILSREFMIMFDPNINHISKHIRDESNPGIKINWSKQQRRLRKFPNQFKPFVNVFNCQLPLAQDLPYKYNGTLFRLPFRTEQEASVSEISSLYYNTTDIYSLVDEFSICGHRFILFTQHVGCMVLKYLKYEEPNPAGAQDVVTINKSVWSSKASYGPLSILKSAAKVMKKVVSTNRVPSDIPKSGCIIRVIVEEFHNVFKRIVDLHSPLFRGSEEDPNQYFELAAKGIQTRRLTDEMPQKAVEVTNWLICSCMDGTEALKFSLSDSGKRLGLVPCGGVAVLLTEEENRKWTVRSNAIPIGEVFCYLPLRIKTGLPVHINGCFAVTSNRKEIWKTDTKGRWNSVFMRHVIVQAYLAALTMLRLMAESGELLDYSYYATWPDPSQVHDDFTLISQGVYQEIAKGGDGEQAKFFSDGTCWVSIKHVRFLDDALLCKPDIGPAAFKIFLKYLKKSGSQNLCAVELPEWVKEGFDDAGCKRTLMENTLTEKQFFADVFLPHVEEIEKDLRNPLMLYVLNEKMEEFASILRVTPCIPCSSPNKELVLPSRLIHPEGRVAKLYNTEDGRFPAGTTKNYLNPVCLVKLLQLGMVKDDLSWEDLIERAESVDSLNESDHAAACFRSSVILSLIDEKLKMRDQGSPELLEKLRDIKFLPFLTRPAGFSLPWHGNSFTPTTMFSAREIFTTEHQEIVCLMKVVLNENSPSFKGCGAMSLAVKDCLGLIKKPSVELVISQLKKLSQAFDGVTLYQENITNACYKYLHEEMLQSDKAKEKLTVELKTFNSILVENTYVNPSIVAFHLNFDAAPHLYQLPNKYRNSCRELFENVGVQPSFTVDDFSSVLETMTQECGQRALTEENFQLCRRIISEGIWSLIRDKSQEFCQANYGAILLPDSNLTLQPSKSLCYNDCPWIKVRDCSVKYCHGDIPREVAVKLGAVPKRHKALERYASNVCFTAPGSEFGQKEKLTSRIKSILDAYPSEKEMLKELLQNADDAKATEIYFVFDPRTHPTERIFDDKWIPMQGPALCVYNNQPFTEDDIRGIQNLGRGTKEANPGKTGQYGIGFNSVYHITDCPSFISNNDILCIFDPHAQYAPGATSVSPGRMFRDLDSDFRSQFSDVLNLYLGAHFKLERSTMFRFPIRSTHMAKRSEISSIPASDRMVQNLLEKLKNDGAELLMFLNHMEKISICEVNNGTGELNVLYSVIAKITDGDRLKRKQFHASVIDSVTKKKQLTAIPVQQITYTLDIEDTEGNLTTWMVCNRSGFPNIELVSKSVISAHKNEDITLFPRGGVAACVSHNYKKNHRAFCFLPLSLETGLPFHVNGHFALDSARRNLWRDDNGVGVRSDWNNNLMMSLIAPACVELLIQIKRRCFPGPDPTLTVLHGTPLHVAKDILKKFLYFFPVNKIDIQPDWYCLVKAVYSCIHMDLKRLLPVVRAPQMDNSDMHSVIYISWANTSTASKNRAFFDNLLQDELQNLKNTEYNLTSRKSVAENVYRLKTLLLDIGFNLVHGCDETAHLYLCLEDAGIAVSYVTPAEVRNFLHTFSSPDTSCHVGKLPCRLQQSNYKHLHNLKLIVDYCFRDVDVEGTIIEGLPLLLTMDNILHVFDSKRQKFLTSHHELIPSRKEMFMNTMHLKYSIILLKANLAKIFDISSFGDLLASVIPREYRTKIPVRWRDTFGSESWLKGVWNFISENVAVKEDEEDVKPSFDTVLDILQEWALLPGIKFMAREKLIVPEYDMLLPLSLMSIAIFPHGQNDKIFHTLMKAGCIQLAVNKICVKENPIMPFLSHHTANVENPSSVLKSLEYMIQTSAFKAGSLTDKDFETLLLYFTCNLASLTQQDAQSLKLLPCFKAVSGRYISISNYGSTYVLAKNIPTADVEKWAHTATFAFLADNPQLREMYTFLGCVPIDDIQIYLHHLLPKFESLSYNAKAEHIVYLKDRLLSIEESCEMKDQLFDKLEGLTFIYDYSNRLRSVNFFFDATVKVFEMMLPSKSFIPNDFFRKVEQLSKPKNASFSLTPWITFLRKIGLKHEVSQQQILQFAKEVSIKSQTENWTKDKVQNIIDVLLNHIFKDRVDLFQGTFLKELSMIPFLCPERAPKELIKLHSQYQEMSGTLPLIRFSGSQVNPKFKQTDVIHLLWTACPILPEKATPSSITEQEGSTLTGQEQLDQVLAMLGVNLDPPVEKVISNCKNVCNISNLDDDMVKTRNKVLRSTYEFLNADKRDFRYQLRGVAFVMVEDGFKLLKPEEVVINLDNESDFKPYLYKLPLDLGTFHQLFKLLGTEDVVSTKQYVEVLCRIYKSSEGKHLDPNEMRTVKRAVSGLFKALHNEPVEMRKDLESLRDLIFYLPSHDGRLAKSNSLVYDDAPHYKSRIQGNVGVQMLVDLSQCYLGKDHTFHTKLIMLLPQNLRPRLLSSILEEQLDEDSPKMCQFGALCSLQGRLQLLLSSEQFITGLIRIMKHENDNAYLVNEEKAIRLCKALCEGLKVSCFEKLQTTLRVKGCSPIPHSRSETLAFLKRYGTAVIHLYIQHSDSKDINFLLALAMTLKSATDNLISDTSYLIAMLGCNDIYRITEKLDNLGVKYDSTEPSKLELPLPGTPIPAEIHHTLLMDPMNVFYPGEYVGYLVDSEGGDIYGSYHPTYTYAIIVQEVGREEENITVLGKCFQIDIGYSEYKVVSSLDLYKFSRQDESANMRESSAPSTPTSPDSRTSGQQMTHPLFASRDNQRPPTQKPSPKKIKLNALPEILKEVTSVVEQAWKLPETERKKILRRLYLKWHPDKNAENLDIATEVFKHLQNEINRMEKQSLADQQNTDRASRRPFSSSSSARFQSEKFSFQRFYSSWNQEATSHKPDRRQSRGGYTSYAGSHSHSHRFFVPPTFKTVGNPVEARRWLRQARANYSAARNDLHKNANEWVCFKCYLATKLALIAADYAVRGKSDKDVKPTALAQKVEEYNAHLSGLASDVQILEGYGVDSLRTRYPDLLPFPQIPNDRFTSEVALRVMECTARIIIKLENFVQQKI